The region AGATGCTTTAATGATTCATGATTAGTGTGGATCACAAATTCCTTAGGCCAAAGGTAGTGCTGCCACGTCTTTAGAGCGCGAACAAGAGCATAAAGTTCTTtgtcataagtggggtaattcaAAACCGCCCCACTTAGCTTCTCACTGAAGAAGGCTATGGGCCGCCTATCCTgcattaaaacggctccaattcctattcctgaggcatcccattcaatctcaaaagttttgttaaagtcAGGTAATGCTAACACAGGTGTAGAACATAACCTTTCTTTGATAGTAGCAAATGCATTCACTTGATCACTCCCCCAATGAAATCCAATATTCTTTTTAACTATTTCAGTGAGTGGTGCAGCAATGGTGCAAAAATCATTAATAAAACGCCTATAAAAGCTAGCTaaaccatgaaagcttcttaccTCAGTGATGCTtttaggcgttggccactccttgatagccttgactttttcttcatccacctcaataccttttgtactaacaacataaccaagaaaaacaactttttccatgcaaaatgtacatttcttaaaattagtatacaacttttcacatctCAACACACCTAACACACATCTCAAATGCTCAATATGTTCATCTAAGTTCGTGTTGTAcactaggatatcatcaaagtacACGACTACAAATTTGCCTATGAACGCACGTAATACATGGTTCATTAATCTCATAAAAGTACTAGGCGCATTTGtaagtccaaatggcataaccaaccattcataaagtccatgtttagtcttaaaagcagttttccactcatctccctctttcattctaatttgatggtatgcacttttaagatctattttattgaaaatacatgagccatgcaattcatcaagcatatcatctaatctaGGAATGGGATGACGGTACTTTACCGTGATATTGTTGACTGCTCTgcaatcaacgcacatcctccaagtcccatccttctttggcactagtagcactggtactgcacatgggctcatgctttCTCTCATGTACCccttgctcaacaaatcttcaactcgcctttgaagctccttggtctcctccGGATTACACCTATAGGCTGGTCGATTTGGAATAACTGCTccaggtatgaaatcaatttggtgCTCAATGCCTCTAATGGGTGGCAACCCACTCGGCATCTCCTTTGGAAATACATCCTCGAACTCCTGCAACAAAGAAACAGCCAAACTAGGAAGAGATTGgttagtttcatcaagattaagataaggttctttgtaaacaagaaaaatcataggcTGGTCTGCTAAGAAGGCCCTCTTAACCTCACTCTCCTTTGCATAAAAAACTCATCTttgcctttccttttctctctgcaggttctctttcttttttctctcgtggctccacactcttttctttattctcaggCACctatctattttctttttcactttttcttttttgctcaatCTCAATCTTCAGCTTCAGTTGGTCCTCATAGACCTGTTTTGGGGTTAAAGGAGCAAGCTTGAATGTTTTTCCAACCTTTACAAAGTTGTACCTGTTCATAAACCCGTCATGAATCACCCTCCTATCATACTGCCATGGCCTCCCCAACAAAATATGGCCAGCATGCATAGGAACTACATCACAAAACACCTCATCACTATACCTGCCAATGGTAAAAGCTACCAAAACTTGCTTATTGACCTTGACCTCCCTACATTCATTCAACCATTGCAACTTATAAGGTCTAGGATGCTTCAGTAAAGGGAAGCTCAACTTTTCAACTAGGGTGGTACTAGCTACATTGGTGCAACTTCCCCCGtctataatcatactacacaccttgttgtttacataacatcgagtatgaaatatgttctctCTTTGCTGCTCCATATCGTCTATCTTAATTTGCGTATTGAGAGCACGCTTGGTAACAAGAGACTCACCTTCTACGGGGTATtccactccatcatcatcactagcaTCGACCAACTCGGGCGTCTCATCACTACCATCTTCACTATCAGTCATCACCTCCCCATTGTCTTGCATAACCATCAcccgcttgtttggacatttaaaacatataatatcTCTATTCCTGGAACTTTGGAAATCTaccttgggtttgttcttgctaGTTCCCTCATCTTTTCCCTTAGGTGTTCGGCCTTCTCCTTTACTACAGCttgatcatttctatcccactttggtttccaatgagtgctagaaactgaagtataccttgctgccccctttctctttaactgcctctccaccttcatagccatgtgcaccatgtcttctacctccacataatgttgcaactcaactacattggctatgtccctattcaaaccacttaaaaatctggccattgtTGCCTGCCGATCCTCCTCCTCTACGTTAGCCCGAATCATAGCCACCTCTATCTCCTTATGGTAATCCTCTACACTCCTAGACCCTtgtgtaaggttttgtaatttttggtagaggTTTCTATAGTTGTGGCTAGGTACAAATCTTCGCCTCATGAGGGCTTTCAACTCACCCCATGTTTCTATAGGTCTCTCATGATTCCTCCTCCTATTGTtcactaattgatcccaccaaataattgcataatcagtgaactcaattactgccaacttcaccttcaccttcttctcctcctATCTTGCCCACCTTGCAGATTTCTAATCACTACCTCTTGCTGATCCAACCTATCCTTTACCTCCTCCAAcaccaagttcaaccgttcaaactgttgttgcatggcccgcaatacaaagaatgaattattCACCTCCTCATTAGGTGTTGAGTCactcttatgagacattttcaatgcactacaaaaccaaaaaaaaatgttagtcgtaaaacctcacacactcccttacgtgtttacactcaaatattgtcactccactcgtgttttcactcttttGGTCTTTCACCTCACCTGTTTTCCcattcaagttctttaagaactagttgaactaaatcaagacacCACCTCGTATTATTCCAACCAGCAATAGATTctaaaaacaagaaaggaataaaatgacacggatataaaagaatttgtacgagGAAAGAGCAATTAGGaaacaagatactaaagatgatacattcgattcctttgaagataaagatcaatcaacaccaaatcacttcaattttcggattgcaaagtatatcaaacagctattttcaaaatttctttttttttttttaaataactacTCGGCAACTTTTGAATATGCTAACTATACAACAAGAAATGGAAGTAGACAAAGGACAAACGCTAACGAAAATGGaattaaaatttggaaaattacAGGTATGGAAGTTAAAGCaaggattcaaatctggaaaatcgaagcaaatattcaaatctggaaaattaaagcaaagattcaaattttGGAAATTAAGGCAAGGACTGAAATCTGGAAATTAAGGCAAAGATTTAAATCTGGAAAATTAAGGcaagattcaaatctgaaaaataaaggcaagattcaaatctggaaaataaagcaatgattcaaatcttggaattaaagcaaagattcaaatctgaaaatttaagCAAAGATTTGTATACTCAATTAAAGAATtcacaaatttgaattcttgaatcaagtACACGAATAATCAATTGTAAAAATCATAGATCTGAATTCAAACACACTAAATTAAtaagaatgaagaaggaatcgCAGCTGAGACTAGAGAACCTTAGAACACgcctaagacaagaaaaagagaaagaaaaaaaaaaacaaaaaaaacaaatggaagaattaaaaagaataaatctGACCTGATTTGGAACTGAGTTCTAATACCAAATTatgtgaacccgtgggatcgaactcccttgaacccacaatcaaattaaaacctacccaagaaagccaagaatcaactcaagaagatctagacctgttgaaatcttgtttcaagaacctagatttggttagaacgccacaaaggatttgcctttgataagttcttagttcaatcaagaacaagtaaagaaaactaaaaagttttctatgaagaacaaaaacttcattcacattcaGCTTGTCTAGCaaatgcggctacaagtctttttaaaatctctCCATGAAACCTtaaacctactaaggcctacattaattaaaagacatgggctgaacatcttctagcccaaaacatcctaaactacacttctataactaataaaagaaatccacataatgaaataaataggcccaaaagcctataaccatagaaacataaaaataggcccacacgcctatacttagtaaaataaagagtttgcactAAAGCACTAGGTTATGCCACCCCCATATGTCGCTTGTATCACATTGATTAaagttggtttttcttctttgaagccCATTTTGAATGCTAGAGTCTTGCTCgaaaaatttgcaaactcggcccaagtggattgcaccaatccttacattgcttccttgatcttcttcgctcttgaccttgtgattggtaGATTTGGAACTTGCAATGGATCTTTAAGATCCGGtctaccatggggcccatcagtgagtgttactgtcttgttactaactttgtcttctgaatagtaaaaTTCCTGGTTTTGGCTACCTCGGAGTGGTtgttctcttaattgagtttccacttcattaacaaaatatctatctcatttaaattccgtacttatgatattttgttacacattgtttacacacacacacacacaccgtaaattagaagtccctttattttttacacACAAATGCCAAATACAAGCATATTGGACAGTCAACAAGTCCGTACGATAGGTACATATGTTACACTTGATTTGTAACCTTGGCTCTAAAGTTTTTATGTGATCATGCTACAAGAATGCTTATATTTCATTCAACATATATACACATGTAATATTGTCTCTAATATTTTGCATctgtttaatttaaaaatagataCGGGTGGCAATTTCCACATTAGAGATGTTGGGAATCCAAGCGCCATTTAGACAATACCTACTGGCAAGTAGGTCGTCATCACGTTTAATGTGACGCGGCAGGCAATTGGCACAAGCGGGATGAAATTTCGCAGGTTGGGAGCGAAATATGTCCGAAGTGAAAAGTTTGTGAGGCTAAGCACTCCAAATTGGAGATAGGTAGAACCTCAACTGAAGGAAGACCTGTGGACCACCCTGATGGTATGTAAAACaagttattaatttaatttattatggaATTATTGCGTTAAACATATATTATGACATGTACAGAGTATATAATGTGAAAAGTTTCTACATTATGCCTGATGCACCGATAAACGCGATCAAACAGATCGCAATGGACTTTGGAGCAAAGAGGAAAAATTACAAGTATAGGGTGAAGAAGGGTCTTCATATACGGGACGGTGATACCAGTGAGTCAATTATAAAAGCGACGCCAAACATCGAGATTTTCGATGCTGAGGACATAGGGACAAGCATTGACACATGGTTCATAGCAGAAGATAAGGtaattatatcaacaaatgTCACTAACTATTGATATTGTATGTCTTTAAACTTTCAACAACGCATgatatcatatttatttataacaaaaattatgtAGGCAGGGGCTGAAAAGAGTAGACAATGCCAAACAAGCAACAAGATCATTCACACATCTGGCTCGAAGAGCTATGTCAAAGTTGCGAAAGAGCTGGTATGTTGCTTTCATTcgcaagaatatatatatttatttagtttctaACATTCATAACTaacttttgttaatttatattgtttgtttttatcGGAGATATTTAAGCGGACACCACCCACCCGTGCTAAAGTTTTTGTGGCAACCCACACAAGAAAGGATGGGACAACCAGCACTCAACAGGCCTCGGAGATAATTGTGTGTTATTGAATTTaccatatatattgaaataaaataagtatttacCGAGGCAAATAAGtgtttaataattaacacatttaatatatatatatttatgtgtgtgtgtgtgttaggaCAAGCTTAAGGAGCTGATGGCCGAGGATACTGCAAGAACGAACCCGGTATCTCCGCAGGGTTCAATACTGTGGGCCAAAGATAATGCACTTGCCAGGGCAATGGGTATATCGGAATACTTGGGTCGTGTTCGTGGAACGGGGCTTGGGCCACTACTGGCTAGATCCACTTCTCACTCATCTACATTAGCGTCATGCTTGTCCCAAGACCCTGCATATGTCTCTAAAATGAATTCAATGAAGGCGCACTTGCATGAACTgcaggaagagaagagaatcaCTAATGAACGAATGGCAACAAATGATCAAATGATAGCTGATTTGAAGAGGATTATCGAAAGGGTTGCCTCCAATGCAGCAGCGGGCAACACTTTGGCTACGCAAGACACACTAATAATGGTGAGATCTTCAGTAGCCAGTCGACCAAGTTAGCTCTCAACatgattaactaattaacaaagtgttatatttttcattatatgGTTGAAAATGTTAACGTGTATCATTACTAgtttgccatatatatatagttaagtaACATATTTCATCTGAATCACTAATGTAAGTGCTGCGCCCTCGTCCCAGGAGCATAATTTGCATGAGTGACTGTCGTGACATACAATATTAGTAATCTTTAGAATGTAGGTGGAATATCGAAGTTTATAAATGATGTAAACACTGTTTATATGGTTttatcggttggacttgatcggttGTGATTGTTGGTAACTTATATATTATGATTGTAATTACTTTGAATGTTTTAGagtctgtattatatatgtttggggttgagtgaCATTATGTTGATATGTCgttttatttgttgttgttttgtttttatggcttaGTGTGTACACCATAGTGATCGTTTATGAGTGTATCACCATGTAAACAATATTCTAGCtatatcaagtttttttttaaatttttttttttttttttatttggagtcgttttagacCTAAAATGACTCCAAGCAATTGGAgtcattttagaaaaaaaaaaaaaaaaaacgactccAAAAGATTGGAGTCTTTTTAGACCAAAAACAACTCCAATAGATTGGAgtcatttttacttaaaaagaCTCCAATAGTTTGGAGTGGTTTTTGGCTAAACAACTTAAAACTGTTTGAGTCAGTTTtactaaaacgactccaattgtTTTAGgtctaaaacggctctaacctAGAATTAATATGCTATATGTCAAAACGACTAAAAATGATTTGAGCCCtttttatgccaaaaaaatggctcaaaaaaaagctcaaaatacttggttttttgtagtgtcctAAGAACTTGTTCATGTGATTTGGGTAGAATAGGAAAACTAGGGTGGACAAAATACCACGAGTTCCACTTGTAATATAGTGACATGTAATAGGATATGCTGAGTTGGCTTAAATATGTAGCGTTTAGAACAGGTATCGCATTTTTAAATGCCATAAACGTGGATTTCTATTATGGAAATTATGGACGGAAGGGCAAGTCGGTATTTCGGTTTACGACAGACACCACCTattatactttttgaaatcgatGTAGCCGTTTGATATTGGCTCTTACAAGAAGTACCAAAAAGGCATTTAAGGATAGCTtcgggtccgtttgggttttcgatttcaaaaagtgcgattttaaactagcgattttaaaatgtgcgatttaaaaaaagtgatttttaaaaacgcagttaagtttttggcaaaatcgtagtttggcctttaaaatagcaggttagccttttaaaataccgCGTTTTCAAAATAGCACCCTATTGCctgtgatttgaataagcatttttctgcgtttttcaaatcgcaattttttaaaaacgcagtttccaaaaggttcattttctacgatttggtttaaaattgcactttttctctacgaaatcgcaatctcaaacacaccATTCGTCATGTATTTTATTTGTGGGACTCATCATTACATAAAATAAGAGAGTattgaataatttttaattttggcaaCTCAGAATCTCAGATGATTAAAGCATTTGTCCACAGGTTGTTTACGGTTTGCACAGTGGCGGATCCAGACTTGACAATTTGgaggggtcaaattgaaaacaaaaaatttaggggagccaatttttttttttttttttttaaataaaaaaaaaggaagaaaaatctTGGACTTGGGGGGCAGGCCCCCCTGCCCCTTAATGGATCCGCCCTTGGGTGTGCAATTGAAAGACATTCCTCAACCATAGATCGCTAATAATGCATCAGTGCATTAATGGTGCTTGAGGAAGAAACTATACAAAGGCAAAGACAGGGACAATGACATGACGAATCTAAAAATAAGTAGATGATGTCAAATCCACTTTTCATCTGTATTTACTGTGTCGTATATTGAgaataaagttaaaaagaaaagaaaaagttaaatttcTCTCAAGGAAAGTGGGCTAAATCCGCTGAACCTTAGcctttgagataaaatttgagGCTGCCCTTCCAGAAACTTTACCTTCTCCTTGACTTCCTTGACCTCCAAATAATTGCTGAAGGGGTTGGGCAAATTTGGTATGGAATTTTGGGTGGAGAAATATCGGGGACACTGCAATTCATTTACAAACATAATTGGTAATCAATGCAAAGGCTTGTTTGTGACTTTAGCTTGTACGTACGTGAGACATATATGAAACATTTTCAAAGATAAATCTAAAACATTCTCCGGATTTGCGTACACAtgcatattaattaaaaacttgTTTGATGTTTAAGGTTGCAAGCAaatacgagagagagagagacagagagagggtAATCTTACTGTAATCTGGCAATCTCGATCTGCGAAAAGTCCATGTTAGTTGGACTGTCTAATGCTGCTACCACATTGGTCTTCGTCCTAACCGGTGATGAAGCTGGTTGTTTCACGCCAAGCACTCTGCAATTCAAGTTGTCGTGGGCCATTGCCAGCCTACGAACAAAAACATTGCTTTGAGTTTAATTAGTTTCTCAGCTTATCCTGACATGCATAAATAATGCTCATGTTTCGTAGATATAGGATTGGAGCTCTCTCTCATTTACTTAGTGGCTTTGGGCATAAACATCATTAAATTCCTCTAATTAATCAGTGATTGAATAgcaaaaaaattcatttaattaatgtatcaaaatcaaaatttacatttccagTATTGTTGTGTTaataaaacataagaaaattaATCAAACTTAACTAGGGTGTCACCCAAATATTTAAAATGACTAATGCTGCACTTTATATTCATATTATGACACCAGTTAACATGAcgtgttttaaataatttatatatatcttttgtttttttaaataattaactgATATTtaaaccacttaaaacacgtaATATCAATTAAGATGATTCATGTGAAAATGTATTCATATGAAAATGGCCTATGATTTAGTCATTTCCAACCATGTATGAAGAAAGGTCATTCATCGATCATCCAATCATCTCCCCAATCATACTGATTTCTGAGGAATAGGCCATTCCCTAAGTGGAGCCCCCAAAGTTTCTTAGTTGTTTTACAACCATAAACACTCCACGTGTGTGGCCAAGGCATTAGGGGACAGTCTATGAACCTTACGCATTTTGattcatacatacatatatatatataaatatatatatatatatatatgcctcttTCAAGGCAAGTACTGGGATTCATTTCAGACAAGAATTTGGGTCTTAGCTAGGCTTTAGAATCTGAACAGGCGCGCGTTAAGTAACGCATTCCAAAATGCATGGGTAATAATGAGTTCCTTTTAAGTGTCTTTATGTGCATGACAGAGCCATAAGCTCTTATAGACGGAGGGACTAAtagctaaaattatttttttttttttttatagaaattagtaggctaaatttttattttttagaaaaaaaaaaaaaaatttccaaccttataaattttttgttttttttaagaaattgagaGGGTTCTTTTATGCTGACATGATaccttatttttaataaagaaaaattacaactttatttatttcttctatttttattaaaaaatatatgatgtcATGtctgcataaaaaaaaaattctaaaaaaacatgaaaatgaTTTCTAGCTTTTTTGGGgtaaaaataatgtgaaaattACCAAATTAAAGCCCATCCATCATCAGACAGTTGACCATTTCTTGTGGAACCTTCCCAGGACGCACACATTAATATCAGTTATTAAAAagctttttaatttaatttaatttctagGTTTTATTGATCCATTAATAACAATATTATAACATGCATGATCGGGGTTGaattgaaataaagaaaatacttGACATCCTAACACTtgtttttcagaatttggttcTAATATAATGTGTTATAATcttatgagattgtgacacatttttcaaaatgatatatctcatgaaattgtgacacattaagttagaatcaaattttgaaaaaaaaggtttgaatgTCTAACCTTCATCTTGAAATAAATCCTGTCACCTATATCATTAAtcatgaagataaggaggacCCATATAGTTATGGAGGATCAACATCACAATTATGAATTATTCCAAGGTttctaataataaatttacTGCACAAACAAGTTGGAAATTAATTTGAATGTGAAACTTACTTGTAAAGAAAGCTTTGGTCATGGAGTCCAACCACAAGCGCCGAAGCTCCGATCTCTCGCACCATGGCTGAAATCTTCCTACCTTCTTGATCACCCTCGGTCACAACGATCTCAACCTTTGTCTGTACGTAACACAACCCTACGATTATCGTATTGATCATGATCATCATATATATCAATTTgaacatgtatatgtatataatcAATTACACAGATCGATATTATATCTAAATTGTTCATGTTGGAGTAGCTAGCTAATTAAGTGTACGTACGTTGGGGAAGTTGTTGCAGATGACGTCTTTGAAGGAGAGGGCCAATTGGAAGCCTTTGAGGCGGAGGAGGCgagctttctttttgtttttggatcttGCGGAGGGAAAGACATGGAGGAGAGTGACTAAGTCGCCGTAGCGAAGGAGGTTGTGGAGAGCCCATTGGAGGGCAGTTCTTGCTGCGTCCACGTCTTCCACGACTACCACTATTTTCCTCACATCCATCCCctgcccctctctctctctctctctctctctagcctTTTATGAGCTGCTTTGTTTGTCAAACGCCATTCTACTCGTGAGTTGTCTCTTTCTACACTTCACAAACACAAACGATTGCAatgcccctctctctctctctctctctctctctctctccaggtTAGCCAAATTAGGATAATGAAAATTTAATTGGGTAGGTTAAAAACAACCATTCTTAATTATTAATAGATTGTTCAAAAAGTCTAGGTTAGCCAAATTAGGATCATAAAAAATTGACTATGTTGAAACACCACtcttaaatattattaattgtaGTGCAAGATTCTTAAAAATTTTATGGGTGCGCTTACTCAAATTTCTATTAGACAATACTTCTTTTTGTCTGTAAGTAAGCTTCATGGCCCTTCTGCTTGCTCTTACtggccaagtttttttttttttttttctgtgcaACTTTCAACGAGTGAGTGTTATTATAATCACGCTCAAAATAGAATATtaccaaaaaattaataaattatgcattttttCATTAACATTTTTGGGTCTAAATTACTCTTGGATTAGTATAGAACATATCAATGAGGACTAAGGTAGAAAATCAAAGCATCTAAGATGTTTCacgtattatatatatagtgaaatcTTGCGCTTGACTTTTTTTAAACATGCGGAAGAGAATTACAACAAAAATGAGgcattatatataagaaaaagaaatgaagagaatCAACGATCATCtcaacctatatatataaaatctaatttattagGAGTAGTTATGGGGTGGAAGAGCCACAaggttttttattatatatacaagTAAAGAACTCCTTGTAGTCCAGGTTGACCCATCTCAGCCGTTGATAATGGTAGTCTGACTTTTAATTGCATCCTAATTAATGCTCCTGATGAATCAATGACAGGTGTCCTCCAGTGCAGACATGAATCTGCATCCCCTCATAATTAAACCGTAGGATCAGGTGAATTGTAATCCACAAAAAACGCTCAGCAAGCACGTAGTGCATCATTGGCTGACGGGGGGGAGGAGTATATGATATATGAACGAACCACTTCACTTGGTACTTAtctataaa is a window of Alnus glutinosa chromosome 4, dhAlnGlut1.1, whole genome shotgun sequence DNA encoding:
- the LOC133866914 gene encoding uncharacterized protein LOC133866914 — encoded protein: MDVRKIVVVVEDVDAARTALQWALHNLLRYGDLVTLLHVFPSARSKNKKKARLLRLKGFQLALSFKDVICNNFPNTKVEIVVTEGDQEGRKISAMVREIGASALVVGLHDQSFLYKLAMAHDNLNCRVLGVKQPASSPVRTKTNVVAALDSPTNMDFSQIEIARLHVPDISPPKIPYQICPTPSAIIWRSRKSRRR